In the Bacteroidota bacterium genome, one interval contains:
- the hutI gene encoding imidazolonepropionase, translating into MNRILIKNIRDLIQVEKESRKKVCGKDMSRLETVKESYLFIEDGKIADFGHMSRLTSSRVCHFSSLTEIDATGRLVFPCWCDSHTHLVYPASREIEFVDKIKGLSYEEIARRGGGILNSAKELHDISEEELTQMSLQRLNEIAAYGTGAVEIKSGYGLTVEAELKMLRVIKKLKGISPLTIKATFLGAHSIPMAYRGRQSAYVDLVINDMLPRVADEGLADFVDVFCDRDFFTVEDTDRILTAAFKYGLTPKIHANELDFSGGVQTGVRHHALSVDHLEYTGDAEIAALSGSDTMPTILPGSAFFLGLPPAPARKMIDAGLPLALASDYNPGSSPSGNMQFILSLGCIVYRMTPEEAINACTLNTAYAMDVAEELGTIAIGKRANVFITKEIPSYLYMPYAFGDNKVERVILNGEVYK; encoded by the coding sequence TTGAATAGGATACTCATTAAAAATATCAGGGATCTTATCCAGGTCGAAAAGGAATCCAGGAAGAAAGTATGCGGAAAGGATATGTCACGACTGGAGACAGTTAAAGAGTCATACCTTTTCATCGAGGACGGGAAGATAGCCGATTTTGGCCACATGTCGCGGTTGACCTCCTCCAGGGTTTGTCATTTCAGCTCTCTGACTGAAATTGATGCCACCGGCAGGTTGGTTTTTCCCTGCTGGTGCGATTCTCATACACATCTGGTTTATCCTGCCAGCCGTGAAATTGAATTTGTCGACAAGATCAAAGGACTGTCGTATGAAGAAATTGCCAGAAGGGGCGGGGGTATCTTGAATTCTGCTAAAGAACTCCATGATATTTCCGAAGAAGAGCTGACGCAGATGTCCCTTCAGCGTTTAAATGAGATAGCTGCCTATGGAACCGGGGCAGTGGAGATCAAAAGCGGATATGGTCTCACTGTCGAAGCTGAGCTTAAGATGCTGAGGGTAATAAAAAAATTGAAAGGCATTTCACCTTTGACTATTAAGGCTACTTTTCTTGGTGCCCATTCCATTCCGATGGCATACAGAGGTCGACAGTCAGCATACGTCGATCTGGTGATCAACGACATGCTGCCGCGGGTCGCTGACGAAGGTCTGGCTGACTTTGTGGATGTTTTCTGCGACAGAGATTTTTTTACAGTTGAGGATACCGACCGCATCCTGACGGCTGCTTTTAAATATGGGCTCACACCAAAAATTCACGCCAACGAACTGGATTTCTCAGGTGGCGTCCAGACAGGTGTCAGGCATCATGCGCTTTCTGTCGACCATCTGGAATATACAGGAGATGCCGAAATAGCCGCTTTATCAGGATCGGATACGATGCCCACCATTCTGCCCGGCTCGGCCTTTTTCCTTGGATTACCGCCTGCCCCAGCAAGAAAAATGATCGATGCCGGTCTGCCATTGGCTTTGGCCAGCGATTATAATCCCGGGTCATCACCTTCAGGCAATATGCAATTCATCCTTTCATTGGGATGTATTGTTTATAGAATGACGCCGGAAGAAGCAATTAATGCCTGTACGCTCAATACAGCCTATGCCATGGATGTGGCCGAAGAACTTGGAACCATAGCCATCGGAAAGAGAGCAAATGTGTTCATTACAAAGGAGATACCATCTTATCTCTACATGCCTTATGCCTTTGGTGACAATAAGGTTGAGCGGGTAATATTAAATGGGGAAGTATATAAATAA
- a CDS encoding DUF5706 domain-containing protein: MNLISDIENYATGILNYSDSLGLPYHNLSHTREIVDAVADIGSNSGLTNEELENVIIAAWFHDLGYSVNYADHETESIRMATEFLASRGFDESRIDSVAGCITATKIPQSPKNKLEEVICDADMYHLALENHLEQSLLLRKEQNAFRVKKTGISRFMKETLQFLLRPYYTEYARRQFTQGKEKNISLMLKKIEEHKRRKKDSKKELKSKKEERGEAQQLRKGQDGGKTTPTNKDFPTRGVETMFRVTAAKQTNLNSMADNKSHNLITLNTLIISIIATLIVSKYKDFPYLIIPAVIFLVSSFLTLLFAILATRPRIYSEKTTDEDIKNKKINLLFFGSYFRMSLDDYLKNIRATMQDYDQVYNMMIMDQYFTGVVLAKKYKLIRISFLIFIIGFLVALITFGYAMFRYS, translated from the coding sequence ATGAATCTCATATCCGATATTGAAAATTACGCAACCGGCATACTGAACTACAGCGACTCACTGGGATTACCGTACCATAATTTGTCACACACCAGAGAGATTGTCGATGCTGTCGCTGATATTGGCAGCAATTCCGGACTCACGAATGAAGAGTTAGAGAATGTAATCATTGCAGCATGGTTTCATGATCTCGGGTATTCTGTGAATTATGCCGATCATGAAACTGAAAGCATCAGAATGGCCACGGAATTCCTGGCTTCCAGAGGGTTTGATGAAAGCCGGATAGATAGTGTCGCCGGATGCATCACTGCGACAAAGATTCCGCAATCTCCTAAAAATAAACTCGAAGAAGTCATCTGTGATGCAGATATGTATCACCTGGCCCTGGAAAATCATCTTGAGCAATCACTACTCCTGCGGAAAGAACAAAATGCCTTCAGAGTAAAAAAAACCGGCATAAGCAGGTTTATGAAAGAGACACTGCAATTTCTGTTGCGACCATATTATACTGAATATGCCAGAAGACAGTTTACCCAAGGTAAGGAAAAAAATATCAGCCTGATGCTGAAAAAAATTGAAGAGCATAAACGCAGAAAGAAAGACAGTAAAAAAGAATTGAAAAGTAAAAAAGAAGAACGTGGCGAAGCCCAACAACTCCGTAAAGGGCAGGATGGAGGAAAGACAACACCGACAAACAAAGACTTCCCGACAAGGGGTGTCGAGACCATGTTCCGTGTTACCGCCGCCAAGCAGACCAACCTCAATTCGATGGCGGATAATAAATCACACAACCTGATCACGCTGAATACACTAATCATTTCAATTATCGCCACATTGATTGTCAGCAAATACAAGGATTTCCCCTATCTGATCATTCCGGCTGTCATATTTTTAGTATCATCATTTTTGACCCTGCTTTTTGCTATTCTGGCTACACGGCCAAGGATCTACAGTGAAAAAACTACGGACGAGGATATAAAGAATAAAAAAATCAACCTGTTGTTCTTCGGCAGTTATTTCCGTATGTCACTTGATGATTATCTGAAAAATATCAGGGCAACAATGCAAGACTATGATCAGGTATACAACATGATGATCATGGACCAGTACTTTACCGGTGTCGTATTGGCAAAAAAATATAAACTTATACGGATTTCCTTTCTGATTTTTATAATTGGCTTCCTGGTAGCTCTCATTACTTTTGGGTATGCCATGTTCAGGTATTCCTAG
- a CDS encoding PQQ-binding-like beta-propeller repeat protein has translation MKKIEIHLIFPLLLASLTAGSQSAVSPGDQVSSSTTGIHNRDWTILATYTVPGKASGLAFDGEYLFCGIYGVNSDKVYRINPDDGSYVEQFSNPDIDDAFGLTCDGTNLWTIIQPVSSSNQAQATEMDISGGNFLSQIILPDHYMSGIAFDNGNFWVATYYPDPGKIYKVDPSGNVLVQFQSPNQQPWDICVENGSLWVADYNADMIYKLDQSGNVLENHPSQGIKPSGIVYDGQYLWYVDGQLGSPSTLYKVDLSGSGTPQINIPVAEYNYGPVTIGDSVVWYLEINNSGTGDLVVDHIAIPDAVPIFSWYAFPAVLSPGDQILVDLIYKPQDPIPLNALITVYSNDPVHLAVDVTLTGVGVISGPSLFLTESWHDYQNVRMNAFTRWFAEIRNLGDEPLIITDLIFDDSHFFADEGFSLPCQIPVQGSALLGIWFHPEENMNYTATIDIINNDPFYNPAELTLEGTGLNQDYPVGTLLWDYSITTSYDNSPKAIAPLNDITGDGINEVIICSEDDFIRCLNGNSSGTADVLWEREIYAGAVYSQNALSATTDLDNDGYNDLVAGTAWGDRSIICLSGKDGSIIWKHDTHEYGDGGWVYQVNYSYDYNNDGTSDILAATSDDANNTGPRRIYCLDAFTGIPIWDCVTEGPVFSVIGIEDFNGDMKPDVLAGASDSGENEGRVYGINGLNGNILWTAYAEGTSVWALTQTDDANGDGIKDVMAGDFGGHLYLLDAADGSVIHNSSIGPCLILRFEKLNDVNGDAHPDVLIGHSGSNAVVVDGMTCQNIWLKPVADMPCNIDRIEDISGDGINDVIIGTLYADNYCYFLDGTDGSEIESVNTGDPVDAISAISDITGDGSMEVVTGGRSGSVTCLSGGLNASIGIKEPSLVATPDIRLSVHPNPLHEETVVFIKVNQDIIFDLVVIDVQGRVVRSLIGDAVASDLYSVIWDGTDDAGNSLPEGIYFITIVRLKSDFQLTLM, from the coding sequence ATGAAAAAAATTGAAATCCATTTAATTTTTCCTCTGTTGCTGGCGTCATTGACCGCTGGCTCACAATCTGCTGTTTCTCCCGGTGATCAGGTCTCTTCATCAACAACCGGAATTCACAACCGTGACTGGACAATACTGGCCACATATACCGTTCCGGGGAAAGCCTCCGGGCTGGCATTCGATGGAGAATACCTCTTCTGTGGCATTTATGGAGTGAACAGCGATAAGGTTTATCGTATCAATCCTGATGATGGCAGCTATGTTGAACAGTTTTCCAATCCCGATATCGATGATGCTTTCGGCCTCACCTGCGATGGAACTAACCTGTGGACGATAATACAGCCCGTTAGCAGCTCAAACCAGGCACAGGCAACAGAAATGGATATATCCGGCGGCAATTTCCTCAGCCAGATTATCCTGCCCGATCACTATATGTCGGGCATCGCCTTTGATAATGGCAATTTTTGGGTGGCCACCTATTATCCGGATCCGGGAAAAATTTACAAAGTCGATCCGTCAGGCAACGTGCTGGTCCAGTTTCAATCACCTAATCAGCAACCATGGGATATTTGTGTTGAAAATGGAAGTTTATGGGTGGCTGACTATAATGCAGATATGATCTATAAACTTGATCAATCGGGTAATGTCCTTGAAAACCATCCTTCACAGGGTATCAAACCCTCAGGGATTGTTTATGACGGTCAGTACCTCTGGTATGTCGATGGCCAGCTTGGCTCACCCAGCACCTTGTATAAAGTTGACCTAAGCGGGTCGGGAACACCTCAGATCAACATCCCCGTAGCGGAATATAATTATGGTCCTGTCACCATCGGTGATTCGGTTGTATGGTATCTGGAAATCAATAATTCGGGTACAGGTGATCTGGTTGTTGACCATATTGCCATTCCTGACGCTGTGCCCATTTTCAGTTGGTATGCCTTTCCGGCAGTTCTATCGCCTGGTGACCAAATCCTTGTTGATTTGATATATAAACCTCAGGATCCTATTCCTTTAAATGCGTTAATTACAGTGTATTCCAATGATCCTGTCCACCTGGCAGTGGATGTTACACTTACCGGAGTGGGAGTTATATCTGGACCATCCCTGTTCCTTACCGAATCCTGGCACGATTATCAGAATGTAAGGATGAATGCCTTTACCCGGTGGTTTGCTGAGATCAGGAATCTGGGTGATGAGCCGCTGATAATCACTGATCTTATATTTGATGATTCACATTTTTTTGCTGATGAGGGCTTTTCGCTGCCATGCCAAATCCCTGTGCAGGGCTCTGCATTGCTGGGGATATGGTTCCACCCTGAAGAGAATATGAACTACACCGCCACAATTGATATAATAAATAATGATCCTTTCTATAATCCTGCTGAACTTACCCTTGAGGGTACTGGCCTTAATCAGGATTATCCGGTGGGTACGCTATTATGGGATTATTCCATCACCACCAGCTATGATAACAGCCCGAAGGCCATTGCACCATTAAACGACATCACCGGCGACGGGATTAATGAAGTGATCATTTGCTCCGAGGATGATTTTATCCGGTGTTTGAATGGCAATTCATCCGGTACAGCTGATGTGCTTTGGGAGCGCGAAATATATGCCGGTGCTGTATATAGTCAAAATGCACTGTCTGCGACCACCGACCTGGACAATGACGGTTATAATGACCTGGTAGCCGGCACAGCATGGGGCGACAGATCAATCATTTGCCTGTCAGGAAAGGACGGCAGTATCATCTGGAAGCACGATACACATGAATATGGCGATGGCGGATGGGTATATCAGGTGAATTATTCCTATGATTACAATAACGACGGCACATCCGACATCCTCGCTGCCACCAGCGATGATGCCAATAATACCGGACCACGGCGCATCTATTGCCTGGATGCCTTTACCGGAATACCTATATGGGATTGTGTCACTGAAGGACCTGTGTTTTCAGTCATTGGTATTGAGGATTTTAACGGCGACATGAAACCCGATGTTCTGGCAGGAGCTTCTGATTCCGGTGAAAACGAAGGCCGTGTGTATGGTATCAATGGACTGAATGGTAACATTTTATGGACAGCATATGCCGAAGGTACATCGGTGTGGGCTCTGACACAGACAGATGATGCAAATGGTGATGGGATAAAAGATGTGATGGCAGGTGATTTTGGCGGACACCTTTATCTGCTTGATGCTGCTGATGGTTCTGTTATTCATAATTCAAGCATTGGCCCTTGCCTCATCCTGCGATTCGAAAAACTCAATGACGTGAATGGGGATGCACATCCTGACGTTCTTATTGGACATAGTGGCTCCAATGCAGTTGTAGTCGATGGTATGACCTGCCAGAATATCTGGTTGAAACCTGTCGCCGATATGCCATGTAATATCGACAGGATAGAAGATATCAGCGGCGATGGAATCAATGATGTCATTATTGGCACTCTTTACGCTGATAATTATTGCTATTTCCTGGATGGCACAGATGGTTCAGAGATTGAATCGGTTAATACCGGTGATCCTGTTGATGCCATTTCTGCCATATCCGATATAACCGGCGATGGATCGATGGAGGTTGTCACAGGGGGCAGAAGTGGCAGTGTCACATGCTTAAGTGGAGGACTCAATGCTTCAATTGGAATAAAAGAGCCATCATTGGTTGCCACTCCTGATATCCGGCTGAGCGTTCACCCAAATCCTCTTCATGAGGAAACGGTAGTTTTTATTAAAGTGAATCAGGATATTATTTTCGACCTTGTTGTAATTGATGTGCAGGGCCGCGTCGTCAGGTCCCTGATCGGGGATGCTGTCGCTTCAGATTTATATTCAGTAATTTGGGACGGAACTGACGATGCCGGAAACTCATTGCCCGAAGGAATATATTTTATCACTATTGTCCGACTAAAGTCTGATTTTCAATTGACCCTTATGTAA
- a CDS encoding C10 family peptidase, whose amino-acid sequence MRTKQALLGLLLLGFISVTFAEKVDVEHARLVATNFLYEKVNQYRQPVDYSTIVIEGVYTEKHEQEATYYVFNIQGGGFIIVAADDLVTPVFGYSYEGAYDPEKYTDNFSGWMKHYSDMVVWVRETGYQAEPETKKAWNHLLTNDITTLSVRGGRDIAPMLISTWDQGSPYNELCPTASGGHCPTGCVATAMAQIMYYWRYPLVGTGSNSYNCPGYGVLTANFGNTYYDWNAMLNSYTPGSPEQSAFAVAQLQYHAGVAVNMQYGPGASGSHSYLAVPALKSFFNYSSSTSRAVRSQYSQTTWEDMLINDLDNGRPLYYSGDNGSEGHAFVCDGYQLGTPNYFHFNFGWSGSGDGYYTADNPQEFSYNQEAIKGIYPDDATYTYPYFCNGSSVVNTTSGTFEDGSGPLADYENGTGCNWLITPKETDSVEYYTISFEKFNTQSGDIVNIYDGETTEAPLLMSHSGDQIPGSVQSSGSKVFVTFTSDGSGTAPGWQIKATPYMPQYCSNMTALTDPTGSFTDGSGDKNYLGSSLCHWNIDVENANHITVNFTSFDLELVNDYLQILDLSTSPPTELGKLSGSMIPGNITGVGPLMITFSTNNIINKGGFAADYEIDNVGVDEKDPFASLSVYPNPATDLLNIRFKIIHSQEIEISLTTTAGYTVYRSDMYRLSGNQDLPVDISNFTSGVYILRIMGDDGIVIRRIIIQK is encoded by the coding sequence ATGAGAACCAAACAAGCACTGTTAGGACTTTTGCTCCTGGGTTTTATATCTGTTACATTCGCCGAAAAGGTTGACGTTGAGCACGCTAGACTTGTCGCTACAAATTTCCTTTACGAAAAAGTCAACCAATACCGGCAACCTGTCGACTATAGTACCATCGTTATCGAAGGAGTATATACTGAAAAACACGAACAGGAAGCAACCTATTATGTTTTCAACATTCAGGGTGGTGGCTTTATCATTGTAGCCGCTGACGACCTGGTGACGCCGGTATTCGGATACTCCTACGAAGGCGCTTATGATCCCGAAAAGTATACCGATAACTTTTCAGGATGGATGAAACATTACAGCGACATGGTGGTCTGGGTAAGAGAAACCGGCTATCAGGCTGAACCTGAAACAAAGAAAGCCTGGAATCATTTACTTACTAACGACATAACCACACTTTCCGTGCGGGGAGGACGTGATATAGCTCCAATGCTCATCTCGACCTGGGACCAAGGATCTCCATATAATGAATTATGTCCGACAGCTAGTGGCGGACACTGCCCGACTGGCTGCGTGGCCACCGCCATGGCCCAGATCATGTATTACTGGAGATATCCCCTCGTCGGCACGGGCTCCAATTCATATAACTGTCCCGGTTATGGCGTGCTGACAGCAAATTTCGGAAATACCTATTATGACTGGAATGCCATGCTGAACTCATACACCCCCGGAAGCCCGGAACAAAGTGCCTTTGCAGTCGCTCAGCTGCAATATCATGCCGGCGTCGCCGTTAACATGCAGTACGGGCCTGGTGCCTCCGGCTCACACAGCTACCTCGCAGTGCCGGCACTGAAAAGTTTCTTCAACTACTCATCGTCCACATCACGCGCAGTGCGATCACAATATTCTCAAACTACCTGGGAAGACATGCTTATTAATGACCTTGATAATGGCAGACCGCTATATTATTCCGGGGATAATGGCTCAGAGGGCCATGCTTTCGTCTGTGATGGCTACCAACTCGGCACACCCAACTATTTCCACTTCAATTTCGGATGGAGTGGTTCCGGTGACGGTTACTATACTGCTGATAATCCCCAGGAATTTTCCTATAACCAGGAGGCCATCAAGGGTATCTATCCTGATGATGCCACATATACTTACCCCTATTTCTGCAACGGTTCATCGGTAGTGAATACTACCAGTGGCACCTTTGAAGACGGGAGCGGCCCGCTGGCAGATTATGAAAATGGAACCGGTTGCAACTGGCTCATCACACCAAAGGAAACAGATTCCGTTGAATATTATACCATCAGCTTTGAAAAATTTAATACACAATCCGGAGACATAGTGAATATTTACGATGGTGAAACCACAGAAGCCCCGCTTCTGATGAGCCACTCCGGCGACCAGATACCTGGAAGTGTGCAGTCATCGGGATCTAAAGTATTCGTGACTTTTACTTCCGATGGCAGCGGAACAGCTCCCGGGTGGCAGATAAAAGCTACACCATATATGCCCCAATATTGCTCCAATATGACTGCTCTGACTGACCCTACAGGTTCATTTACCGATGGCAGCGGTGATAAAAACTATCTTGGGAGTTCATTATGCCATTGGAACATAGATGTGGAAAATGCCAATCATATCACGGTCAACTTTACTTCCTTTGATCTTGAATTGGTGAATGATTATTTACAGATCCTCGATCTATCAACAAGTCCGCCGACTGAGCTGGGTAAATTATCCGGATCAATGATACCCGGTAATATCACCGGTGTCGGTCCATTGATGATTACGTTCAGTACCAATAATATCATTAACAAAGGTGGTTTTGCGGCAGACTATGAAATCGACAACGTTGGTGTCGACGAAAAGGATCCGTTTGCCTCTCTCAGTGTTTATCCAAATCCAGCGACCGACCTGCTGAATATCCGGTTTAAAATCATTCACTCACAAGAGATTGAAATCAGCCTGACCACAACAGCAGGGTATACCGTTTATAGGTCTGATATGTATCGTCTTTCAGGAAACCAGGATTTGCCGGTTGATATCTCAAACTTCACGAGCGGCGTTTATATTTTAAGGATAATGGGTGATGACGGAATAGTAATCCGAAGGATCATCATCCAAAAGTAA
- a CDS encoding SdiA-regulated domain-containing protein has product MIDSFHIACIQDENGIIFIFDTTSRKITGKFSFAKDGDYEDIVIVNKIFYVLESNGHLFQVENPGEKGQSIRSYQTQLGPKNDCEGLCYDSLTKSLLIACKGHPFLDKDKTGKHKRAIYRFDLAKKEMIKDPFLIIHVNEIEKNENLDTYGRFSYDLASALDPDGNIVFQPSGIAIQPVTGYLFVLAHVGKTLLILDRDGQLLAMMTLSMSLFAQPEGICFTKAGDMFISNEGAGGKATILLFKNKIPR; this is encoded by the coding sequence ATGATTGATAGCTTCCATATAGCCTGTATCCAGGATGAAAATGGGATCATCTTCATATTTGATACAACCTCCCGCAAAATAACCGGAAAATTTTCCTTTGCCAAAGACGGCGATTATGAGGATATAGTTATCGTTAATAAAATTTTTTATGTACTTGAAAGCAACGGCCATCTTTTTCAGGTCGAAAATCCGGGAGAAAAAGGCCAAAGCATCAGATCATATCAAACCCAATTAGGCCCTAAAAATGATTGTGAAGGATTATGTTATGACTCTTTAACAAAATCACTCCTGATTGCCTGTAAAGGCCATCCTTTCCTTGACAAGGATAAAACAGGCAAACATAAAAGGGCGATTTACCGGTTCGATCTTGCTAAAAAGGAAATGATAAAAGATCCTTTCCTGATCATTCATGTCAATGAAATAGAAAAAAATGAAAATCTGGATACCTATGGCCGGTTTTCCTATGATCTGGCTTCTGCCCTTGATCCGGATGGTAATATTGTCTTTCAGCCCTCAGGCATCGCTATACAGCCCGTGACAGGTTATTTATTTGTACTGGCTCATGTCGGCAAAACACTTCTGATACTCGATAGGGACGGGCAGTTATTGGCAATGATGACCCTTTCAATGAGCCTGTTTGCCCAACCCGAGGGAATCTGCTTTACGAAGGCTGGCGATATGTTTATTTCAAACGAGGGTGCCGGCGGAAAAGCGACCATATTGCTCTTCAAAAATAAAATTCCAAGATGA
- the ftcD gene encoding glutamate formimidoyltransferase, with product MKQLIECVPNFSEGRDKSVIKQITDQIETVEGARLLDVDPGEATNRTVVTFAGTPDEVIEAAFGAIKKASEVIDMRKHKGAHPRFGATDVCPLVPIANITMEETVKFAHKLAKRVGDELGIPVYCYEFAATKSERRNLANCRSGEYEGLKEKLADPHWKPDYGPADFNAKSGATAIGARNFLVAYNVNLNTTSIRRANAIAFDIREQGRVVKADDPAAGKAKSNENGEVRIPGTLKKVKAIGWFIKEYGIAQISINLTDITVTPIHVAFDEVCRKAHDRGLRVTGSEIVGLVPLQAMLDAGKHYLREQQRSVGISNREIIRIAVKSLGLNELYPFDPDKKIIEYILEDKSEEKLVNMSLTDFVYETASESPAPGGGSISAYIGSLGAALGTMVANLSAHKRGWDDRWEEFSKWAEKGKYYHDELLKMVDEDTRAFNQIMAVFELPKGTEEEKAARDRAIQNATRYAIEVPFRTMTLCFESMEVMKAMAETGNPNSVSDAGVGALAARTGVIGAWLNIKVNASALEDKAFVEEKLAQGFEIVKKAKLLEEDILSIVTKKIKG from the coding sequence ATGAAACAGTTAATTGAATGCGTGCCAAATTTCAGCGAAGGACGCGACAAATCAGTAATCAAACAGATCACGGATCAGATTGAGACCGTTGAAGGTGCCAGGCTGCTGGATGTTGACCCTGGTGAAGCAACAAACAGGACGGTGGTGACTTTTGCCGGTACCCCCGATGAAGTGATTGAAGCAGCCTTCGGGGCAATAAAGAAAGCTTCGGAGGTGATTGACATGCGTAAGCATAAAGGGGCGCATCCACGTTTCGGCGCAACAGATGTTTGCCCGCTGGTTCCCATCGCCAATATTACTATGGAAGAAACAGTAAAATTTGCACACAAACTGGCTAAAAGGGTTGGCGATGAGCTTGGCATACCTGTTTATTGTTATGAGTTTGCCGCCACAAAATCCGAGCGGCGTAACTTGGCCAACTGCCGCTCTGGGGAATATGAAGGGCTGAAGGAGAAACTGGCCGATCCACACTGGAAACCCGATTACGGCCCCGCCGACTTCAATGCGAAAAGCGGCGCAACGGCTATTGGTGCACGTAATTTTCTCGTAGCATACAATGTAAATCTGAATACGACTTCTATCCGCAGAGCCAATGCTATCGCATTTGATATCAGGGAACAGGGACGTGTGGTGAAAGCCGATGACCCGGCAGCAGGGAAGGCGAAATCCAATGAGAACGGCGAAGTCAGAATACCCGGTACCCTGAAAAAGGTCAAAGCTATCGGTTGGTTTATCAAGGAATATGGCATAGCACAGATATCGATCAACCTGACTGATATTACAGTTACACCCATTCATGTCGCTTTTGATGAAGTGTGTCGTAAGGCTCATGACAGAGGTTTACGCGTCACAGGATCTGAAATTGTCGGGCTTGTGCCACTGCAGGCTATGCTGGATGCAGGGAAGCATTATCTTCGCGAACAGCAGAGATCTGTTGGCATTTCCAACAGGGAAATTATCAGGATTGCTGTCAAATCACTTGGCCTTAATGAATTGTATCCCTTTGACCCTGACAAGAAGATCATTGAATATATCCTTGAGGATAAAAGCGAAGAAAAGTTGGTTAACATGAGTCTCACCGATTTTGTTTATGAGACTGCCTCTGAGTCGCCGGCGCCAGGTGGCGGTTCTATATCGGCATATATCGGTAGCCTGGGCGCGGCACTGGGTACCATGGTGGCTAATCTGTCAGCTCACAAACGTGGCTGGGATGACCGATGGGAGGAGTTCTCCAAGTGGGCTGAAAAAGGAAAATACTACCATGATGAGCTGCTGAAAATGGTGGATGAAGATACCAGGGCATTCAACCAGATCATGGCTGTTTTTGAGCTTCCAAAAGGAACTGAAGAGGAAAAAGCTGCCCGTGACAGAGCTATTCAAAATGCAACACGTTATGCTATTGAAGTACCTTTCAGGACTATGACCCTCTGTTTTGAATCGATGGAAGTGATGAAAGCCATGGCCGAAACCGGCAATCCCAACTCGGTATCCGATGCCGGCGTTGGCGCTCTCGCTGCCCGCACCGGCGTCATTGGCGCCTGGCTTAATATAAAAGTAAATGCCTCAGCACTGGAAGATAAAGCATTTGTTGAGGAAAAATTAGCACAAGGCTTTGAAATTGTCAAAAAAGCCAAATTGCTCGAAGAAGATATACTCAGCATTGTGACTAAAAAGATCAAAGGGTAA